One segment of Porticoccus hydrocarbonoclasticus MCTG13d DNA contains the following:
- a CDS encoding oligosaccharide flippase family protein, with translation MVNRFGCLKRWIEDNPHFREVLFGSSLGLFVKVLTAILAFLMNIVIARKLGPAEAGLFFLGFTLVVLLASVGRMGLDNSVMRFVARARVAGDTVKLHGLYRKALLWGGGLCLLFMLVLLASNQLLVNFVFEQPGFGAVLPIMVMALPLVGLYTLHVFALLGLKKIIAGVMVLTGIVPLTMLAGLLIFPVTRAQEVAWVYLVGCALALVIGVFFWHRAVPGKEQGVKLPAFPSDLLYASCMPLWGVVILGQVIQWSSQLLMGVWGSVEDVALFAVAQRTAMLIGFALFAVNASAGPKFAALYSQGNMVGLERIALWSVRLILLVAVPSLIFMMVFPQWLMGLFGPQFRAASTALMILAVGQFIGTAVGSVGSLLSMTGHERQLRWNVFIGAVLGVGLGVLLIPGYGLIGAAIATSVAVASKNLLCVYQVNQLLGFNTLAIWRKI, from the coding sequence ATGGTAAATCGGTTTGGGTGTCTGAAACGATGGATTGAGGATAACCCTCACTTCCGTGAGGTGTTGTTCGGCAGCTCGCTTGGCCTGTTTGTCAAGGTGCTGACAGCCATTCTCGCTTTCTTGATGAATATCGTGATTGCCCGAAAACTTGGCCCCGCCGAGGCGGGGCTGTTCTTTCTCGGCTTTACGCTGGTTGTTCTGCTGGCCTCCGTGGGCCGTATGGGGCTGGACAACAGTGTGATGCGGTTTGTGGCCCGCGCCCGCGTGGCCGGGGATACCGTAAAACTTCATGGACTCTACCGGAAGGCACTCTTGTGGGGTGGTGGTCTCTGCCTGCTTTTTATGCTGGTATTGTTGGCATCCAATCAGTTGCTGGTCAATTTTGTATTCGAGCAGCCGGGATTTGGCGCTGTATTGCCGATCATGGTTATGGCCTTGCCTTTGGTGGGACTATATACCCTGCACGTTTTTGCCCTGTTGGGGCTGAAAAAAATCATTGCCGGTGTGATGGTTTTAACCGGTATTGTGCCTTTGACCATGTTGGCTGGCCTGCTCATTTTTCCCGTTACCCGGGCGCAGGAGGTAGCATGGGTCTACCTGGTTGGCTGTGCGCTGGCATTGGTCATCGGGGTGTTTTTTTGGCACAGGGCGGTGCCCGGTAAAGAACAGGGAGTAAAGCTGCCGGCCTTTCCCAGTGACCTGTTGTACGCTAGTTGTATGCCCTTGTGGGGCGTTGTAATTCTCGGGCAGGTTATTCAGTGGTCATCCCAACTTCTGATGGGTGTATGGGGTTCGGTCGAGGATGTGGCGCTGTTTGCTGTTGCCCAACGGACCGCCATGTTGATTGGTTTTGCCCTGTTTGCGGTCAATGCCAGCGCCGGACCGAAATTTGCCGCCCTGTACAGTCAGGGTAATATGGTGGGTCTGGAGCGAATAGCTCTGTGGTCAGTGCGGTTGATTTTGCTGGTGGCGGTACCGTCGCTGATCTTTATGATGGTTTTCCCTCAGTGGCTTATGGGGCTGTTCGGGCCGCAGTTCCGAGCAGCGTCTACGGCATTGATGATTCTGGCGGTTGGCCAGTTTATTGGCACTGCTGTGGGTTCTGTGGGTTCTTTGTTGAGTATGACCGGCCACGAGCGCCAGCTGCGTTGGAATGTCTTTATCGGTGCCGTGCTAGGCGTTGGCCTGGGGGTCTTGTTGATTCCCGGTTATGGGCTGATCGGTGCAGCGATTGCGACTTCGGTTGCCGTCGCATCAAAAAACCTGCTGTGTGTTTATCAGGTCAACCAGTTGCTGGGTTTTAACACACTGGCCATCTGGCGAAAAATCTAG
- a CDS encoding NAD-dependent epimerase/dehydratase family protein: protein MKDTFTNKTVLVTGANGFVGAHLVKALEKQGAEVFAQVRQSSDTYRFDHLKTRPTPIEMDLCELTTVQQQLQAIRPHYVFNTAVNRNYNDVTATIQLNTLALVNLLESVQGSHLKAFVHCGSSTEYGNLPGPITETDLPEPCTLYGGAKLAGSQLLQSLSKSRKIPIAILRLFHVYGPLESDSRLIPTAIHNILNDKPVKLTDPGCTHDPVHIDDVVNACLLAAQSCGYGDIFNIASGCKISNEDIVNTIASILGKKPSIQSGAFAKREWDRDNWFANVDKMRNVLGWKVSMDFQEGLSQTIDWMKSHGT from the coding sequence ATGAAGGATACCTTTACCAACAAAACTGTACTGGTTACCGGCGCCAATGGTTTTGTCGGCGCCCACCTGGTCAAGGCCCTTGAAAAACAGGGCGCAGAGGTTTTTGCACAGGTACGCCAGAGTTCTGATACTTACCGGTTCGATCACTTGAAAACCAGACCCACGCCGATTGAAATGGACTTGTGTGAACTGACCACTGTCCAGCAACAGCTCCAGGCAATACGCCCCCACTACGTCTTCAACACAGCCGTTAACCGCAACTACAACGATGTGACAGCAACGATTCAACTCAATACCCTGGCGCTGGTTAATTTGCTAGAGTCTGTTCAGGGGTCACATTTAAAAGCGTTTGTACACTGTGGCAGTTCTACTGAATATGGCAATCTGCCCGGCCCCATTACTGAAACGGACTTACCCGAACCCTGTACCCTGTACGGGGGCGCCAAACTCGCCGGGAGCCAGTTATTACAAAGCCTGTCAAAATCACGAAAAATTCCGATCGCCATATTGCGACTGTTCCACGTCTACGGGCCTTTGGAATCAGACAGTCGACTGATTCCCACTGCTATCCACAATATCCTCAATGACAAACCGGTAAAGCTTACCGATCCGGGGTGCACACACGATCCCGTCCACATCGATGATGTAGTGAATGCCTGCCTACTGGCGGCCCAGTCGTGCGGCTATGGGGATATTTTCAATATCGCCAGCGGTTGTAAAATCAGCAACGAAGACATCGTCAACACCATTGCCTCGATTCTTGGGAAAAAGCCCTCCATACAATCGGGTGCCTTCGCTAAAAGAGAGTGGGATCGCGACAACTGGTTTGCCAATGTCGACAAGATGCGCAATGTACTCGGGTGGAAAGTATCCATGGACTTTCAAGAAGGACTGTCGCAGACCATAGACTGGATGAAAAGCCATGGAACTTGA
- a CDS encoding class I SAM-dependent methyltransferase: protein MEFTPDRYEMLVRTEQTHFWFCARRSMVLELIRRFCPKPVETLADIGCGSGYNLTHLQTYGEHLVGIDRLVLLSPQMKTLAPDTQLIAGDVQELPLGNKSVDMMTSLDVLEHVDDHKMLRELSRTLKSNSILIITVPAQPWLWSNRDIQAGHKRRYTKTTLTQILEQAGFTIRYVNYYQFLLFPLVVISRFLWKKRQFQAYEENPGKITNHVLLKISMIENWLAKRGAKFPWGSSLVVVAQKC, encoded by the coding sequence ATGGAATTCACGCCAGATCGCTATGAAATGCTAGTGCGAACGGAACAGACGCACTTCTGGTTCTGCGCCCGACGCTCAATGGTACTGGAGCTGATCCGGAGATTCTGCCCAAAGCCGGTTGAAACCCTCGCTGATATTGGTTGCGGCTCCGGCTATAACCTGACACATTTGCAAACCTACGGTGAACACCTGGTCGGCATTGATCGTCTGGTACTGCTCTCTCCCCAGATGAAAACCCTGGCACCTGACACACAGCTCATAGCCGGAGATGTTCAGGAGTTACCGCTGGGAAATAAATCAGTGGACATGATGACATCGCTTGATGTGCTCGAGCATGTTGACGATCACAAAATGCTGCGAGAACTCTCTCGCACACTCAAATCCAACTCAATATTAATTATCACTGTCCCGGCACAACCCTGGCTCTGGAGCAATCGGGACATCCAGGCCGGCCATAAAAGGCGCTACACCAAAACGACCCTCACCCAGATCCTCGAACAGGCTGGATTCACCATCAGATATGTCAATTACTACCAGTTTTTATTATTCCCCCTCGTCGTGATTTCCAGATTTTTATGGAAGAAAAGGCAATTTCAGGCATATGAAGAAAACCCCGGCAAAATCACCAATCACGTTTTACTAAAAATTTCGATGATCGAAAATTGGCTGGCAAAGAGAGGGGCCAAGTTTCCCTGGGGATCCAGCCTGGTGGTTGTAGCACAAAAGTGTTAA
- a CDS encoding class I SAM-dependent methyltransferase, giving the protein MNNDDSYQQTHNLVQRDYYESRTQQQNWRMLPGSSNYIAAHVRRVLDSDLLQQGDKVLDVGCGMGKFTIPLRREGVDIEGFDLSPFLLEKLVSACPEGIDVATHCGDVLIPPASLHGQFDAITGFFMLHHLIDIKNAFVGMKQLLKPDGRILFVDVNPFCPFYYLQIFLSPTMRWKAEKGILNLTDAKLTAALTAAGFQDIAIYNYGILPPPLKNLRPGNWFEKQFDRIGFLKPVAAFKFISAKAA; this is encoded by the coding sequence ATGAATAATGACGACAGTTATCAGCAAACGCACAACCTGGTTCAGCGCGATTACTATGAATCGCGAACACAGCAACAGAACTGGCGTATGCTACCGGGCAGCTCCAACTACATTGCGGCCCATGTCAGGCGAGTGCTCGACAGCGACCTGCTCCAACAGGGCGACAAGGTGCTGGACGTCGGCTGCGGCATGGGTAAATTCACGATCCCGCTGCGCCGTGAGGGGGTCGATATCGAGGGTTTCGATCTTTCCCCCTTTCTGCTGGAAAAGCTGGTATCCGCCTGTCCGGAAGGTATTGATGTCGCCACCCATTGCGGGGACGTTCTGATACCACCGGCATCACTGCACGGCCAGTTTGATGCCATTACCGGCTTTTTTATGCTCCATCATCTTATTGATATCAAAAATGCATTTGTCGGCATGAAACAACTGCTTAAACCGGACGGACGAATACTTTTTGTTGATGTTAACCCCTTTTGTCCCTTCTATTACCTGCAGATATTCCTGTCTCCCACCATGCGCTGGAAAGCCGAAAAAGGCATTCTCAATCTGACAGATGCCAAACTCACAGCGGCATTAACTGCGGCAGGCTTTCAGGACATTGCTATTTATAACTACGGGATTCTGCCTCCGCCCCTTAAAAACCTGCGACCGGGAAACTGGTTTGAAAAACAATTTGATCGCATCGGCTTCCTGAAACCCGTAGCTGCGTTCAAATTCATTTCAGCCAAAGCCGCTTGA
- a CDS encoding mannose-1-phosphate guanylyltransferase/mannose-6-phosphate isomerase, whose protein sequence is MSLVPVVMAGGSGTRLWPLSRQLYPKQFLPLLGDDTMLQETYGRLRALDTQPALFVCGESHRFIVAEQLRSTGCDPAMILLEPEGRNTAPAVALAACYALEHAGEGDDPVLLVLAADHAIQDVDAFQAAVIAALPFAEQGKLVTFGIVPSTPETGYGYIKCGDLVGNGPAKIVSRFVEKPAKVLAEQYLTEGGYLWNSGMFLFSARRYLDELQAHSPEILSVCQKAMSLASIDSDFLRPDKDIFLDCPADSIDYAVMEKTPDAVVVPMNCGWSDVGSWSALWAESEKDLCGNTLKGDVMALDTHDSFIQADRKLIATVGLRDVVIIESDDAILVADKNRVQEVKNIVDQLREEKRSEAEAHRKVFRPWGYYDAIENGERFQVKRILVKPGGRLSLQMHHHRAEHWVVVSGTALVTKGEATFLLSENESTFISIGETHRLENPGSIPLEIIEVQSGGYLGEDDIIRFEDIYKRN, encoded by the coding sequence ATGTCTCTTGTCCCCGTTGTGATGGCTGGTGGTTCAGGAACCCGGTTGTGGCCTCTGTCCCGGCAGTTGTATCCAAAACAGTTCCTGCCACTGTTGGGGGATGACACTATGCTGCAGGAAACCTACGGTCGTTTGCGAGCGTTAGACACACAACCTGCTTTGTTTGTTTGTGGTGAAAGCCACCGGTTTATTGTGGCAGAACAGCTCAGGTCGACAGGTTGTGATCCGGCCATGATTCTGCTTGAGCCAGAGGGCAGGAACACGGCACCTGCGGTGGCGCTGGCAGCTTGTTATGCTCTGGAGCATGCCGGGGAGGGTGATGACCCGGTGTTGCTGGTATTGGCGGCAGATCATGCAATACAGGATGTCGATGCATTTCAGGCGGCGGTGATCGCTGCCTTGCCCTTTGCCGAGCAAGGTAAGCTGGTGACTTTTGGTATCGTGCCGAGCACACCTGAAACAGGTTATGGCTATATAAAGTGTGGTGATTTGGTTGGTAACGGTCCTGCAAAAATAGTATCGAGGTTTGTAGAAAAACCGGCCAAAGTACTCGCCGAGCAATATCTGACCGAGGGCGGCTATCTCTGGAACAGTGGGATGTTTCTGTTCAGCGCGCGTCGTTATCTGGACGAGCTGCAAGCGCACAGTCCTGAAATTCTGTCGGTTTGCCAAAAAGCCATGTCATTGGCTTCGATAGACAGCGACTTTCTCAGACCCGATAAAGATATTTTTCTCGATTGCCCCGCGGATTCCATCGACTATGCCGTCATGGAAAAAACCCCCGATGCCGTGGTGGTGCCAATGAATTGTGGCTGGAGTGATGTGGGCTCTTGGTCGGCGCTTTGGGCTGAATCTGAAAAAGATCTGTGCGGTAACACCCTGAAGGGTGATGTGATGGCGCTGGATACCCATGATTCGTTTATCCAGGCTGATCGAAAATTGATTGCGACGGTGGGCCTGCGGGACGTAGTGATCATCGAAAGTGACGATGCCATTCTGGTCGCCGATAAAAATCGCGTGCAAGAGGTCAAGAATATTGTTGACCAATTGCGAGAGGAAAAGCGTTCCGAAGCAGAGGCTCATCGCAAGGTTTTTCGACCCTGGGGGTATTACGACGCCATTGAAAATGGTGAACGTTTCCAGGTAAAGCGGATTTTGGTCAAACCAGGTGGGCGGCTTTCCTTACAGATGCATCACCACCGGGCGGAACACTGGGTTGTGGTGAGTGGCACCGCGCTGGTGACAAAGGGCGAAGCGACCTTTCTGCTGTCGGAGAATGAATCGACATTTATTTCTATTGGCGAAACCCATCGCCTGGAAAACCCGGGGTCTATCCCTTTGGAGATCATCGAAGTACAGTCCGGGGGCTATCTCGGCGAGGACGATATCATCAGGTTTGAAGATATCTACAAGCGAAACTGA
- a CDS encoding MFS transporter produces the protein MNPLERKSLFGLASLYAFRMVGLFMLLPVLALYAGDYSGSSALLVGLALGIYGLTQGLFQIPLGFLSDRIGRKPVIAGGLLLFLVGSVIAALSDSMWGLIAGRAMQGAGAVASTIMALLSDLTTEQNRTKAMALVGGSIGISFALSMVLGPVLANQWGLSGLFWLAAGMSVVSLGVLALVIPTPVTLLHNAEAEAIPAMFGRLLKDAELLRLNLGIGTLHFAQMASWVAVPVILEQSLDLARGDHWMIYLGTMGLSFLCMLPFIIIAETRRKMKPVFIGAVVLLALAEIVLAGNIDYRYGFIAGLFLFFMAFNLLEASLPSLVSKLAPAGGRGTAMGIYSTSQFLGAFLGGVVGGYVAWRFGYAEVFWMVAVSILVWLVAAVTMKKPAHLKSLVVTLMPGEVIAAEHFVGAVPGVQDVVIMPDHRLAYFKVDKDFFCQTDMESALGRPLETPI, from the coding sequence ATGAATCCACTGGAACGCAAAAGCCTGTTTGGTTTGGCCTCTCTCTATGCTTTTCGCATGGTGGGGTTGTTCATGTTGCTGCCAGTGCTGGCCCTCTACGCTGGCGACTACAGTGGCAGCTCGGCCTTGCTTGTAGGCTTGGCCCTGGGTATCTACGGTCTCACCCAGGGGCTATTCCAGATTCCACTGGGGTTTCTTTCCGATCGGATTGGCCGAAAGCCGGTGATCGCTGGTGGGTTGTTGTTGTTTCTTGTGGGGAGTGTTATCGCTGCGCTATCGGATTCCATGTGGGGCCTGATTGCAGGGCGCGCCATGCAGGGCGCGGGTGCAGTGGCCAGTACGATCATGGCGTTATTGTCTGATTTGACGACTGAGCAGAATCGTACCAAAGCCATGGCGTTGGTTGGGGGCAGTATCGGGATTTCGTTTGCTCTTTCAATGGTGCTCGGGCCGGTGTTGGCGAATCAATGGGGGCTGTCCGGCTTATTTTGGCTGGCGGCCGGGATGTCGGTAGTGAGCCTTGGGGTGTTGGCCCTGGTGATTCCAACGCCGGTGACCTTGCTTCACAACGCGGAAGCAGAAGCGATACCGGCAATGTTTGGCCGTTTGTTAAAAGACGCTGAGCTGTTGCGGCTCAATCTGGGGATTGGCACCCTGCATTTCGCCCAGATGGCCAGCTGGGTTGCAGTTCCGGTGATTCTGGAGCAGAGCCTGGATCTGGCCCGCGGCGATCACTGGATGATTTATCTCGGCACCATGGGCTTGTCGTTTCTCTGCATGTTACCTTTTATTATCATTGCAGAGACCCGCCGCAAAATGAAACCGGTCTTTATTGGTGCGGTTGTTTTACTGGCGTTAGCCGAGATCGTCCTGGCCGGTAATATCGATTACCGCTATGGATTTATCGCCGGTTTGTTTCTGTTTTTTATGGCATTCAACTTGCTGGAGGCCTCGTTGCCGTCGCTGGTCAGTAAGCTGGCGCCGGCCGGCGGTCGTGGAACCGCCATGGGGATTTATTCCACCAGCCAGTTTCTGGGTGCTTTTCTCGGTGGTGTGGTCGGCGGCTATGTGGCCTGGCGGTTTGGTTATGCCGAGGTTTTCTGGATGGTGGCTGTATCGATTCTGGTCTGGCTGGTTGCTGCAGTGACCATGAAGAAGCCGGCGCACCTGAAGAGTCTGGTGGTTACTTTGATGCCGGGGGAGGTGATCGCTGCGGAACACTTTGTCGGGGCGGTGCCGGGTGTTCAGGACGTGGTGATTATGCCGGATCACCGGCTGGCATACTTTAAAGTTGACAAGGATTTTTTCTGTCAGACAGACATGGAGTCAGCGCTGGGACGTCCGCTGGAGACACCGATTTAG
- the rfbD gene encoding dTDP-4-dehydrorhamnose reductase, translated as MKILVTGADGQLGRCLQDRLRMTAHDGLALNRSQLDITDRQSVEAAVVRFRPDVIVNAAAYTAVDRAESEPEVVRRINAEAVGYLAEAANKVGALLVQVSTDYVFDGRTIRPYRESDPVNPLNVYGASKLAGEECAAGANRYFVVRAAWLFSEYGNNFLKSMLKLADGRETLQVVVDQIGTPTYAGDLAVSIIRLAEAEAASGIYNYSGGRACSWFEFSQAIFACLGKLRPEWRLPEVLPVTAAEYSSVASRPAYTVLDDAKLRACLPQSTGDWELAIESLMPVLAE; from the coding sequence ATGAAAATTCTGGTGACCGGGGCAGATGGGCAGCTAGGCCGTTGTTTACAAGACAGGCTCCGCATGACGGCACACGATGGGCTGGCTTTGAACCGGAGTCAGCTGGATATTACCGACCGACAGTCTGTAGAGGCTGCAGTAGTCAGGTTTCGGCCCGACGTCATTGTCAATGCCGCGGCGTATACGGCAGTTGACCGCGCTGAGAGTGAGCCCGAGGTTGTCCGACGGATCAATGCGGAGGCCGTGGGCTATCTGGCTGAAGCGGCCAACAAAGTTGGTGCTCTGCTGGTACAGGTGTCGACAGATTATGTATTTGATGGCAGAACCATCAGGCCGTATCGCGAGTCTGATCCGGTAAATCCCCTCAATGTCTACGGCGCCAGCAAGCTGGCGGGGGAGGAGTGTGCTGCCGGGGCAAACCGCTATTTTGTTGTTCGCGCAGCCTGGCTGTTCAGCGAGTACGGCAATAATTTCCTCAAATCGATGCTGAAGCTGGCGGATGGCCGCGAGACCTTGCAGGTGGTTGTAGATCAGATCGGAACGCCCACCTATGCGGGTGATCTGGCTGTCTCGATAATCAGGTTGGCAGAAGCGGAAGCTGCCTCGGGCATTTACAATTATTCCGGCGGGCGTGCCTGTAGCTGGTTTGAGTTCAGCCAGGCTATCTTTGCTTGTCTGGGTAAACTCAGACCAGAATGGCGGCTGCCCGAAGTCCTGCCCGTGACGGCCGCTGAATATTCCAGTGTGGCCAGTCGCCCAGCTTATACTGTACTGGATGATGCGAAACTGCGGGCCTGCCTTCCCCAGTCAACCGGTGATTGGGAGCTGGCCATTGAGTCACTGATGCCGGTGTTGGCAGAATGA
- a CDS encoding aldolase/citrate lyase family protein produces the protein MGKDFDLFVFHRDATSDMDCIEAGCRGVVVDLEVKGKHERQASYNTQINQHTLEDINNLKAMGINVICRINAIDPGSANEIDRVIDAGADEILVPMIRTRQEIEQVFSQVDGRLAIGLMIETTEALDLAPVVNNHDVRRVFVGLNDLHITQGKPTLFHVLADGTVDTIRQQIRHAAFGFGGLTLPGLGHPLPVDYFFHELARLDCQFSFLRRSFFSDSQKVPASKAIPAIQVEMHKTRQRNASQIASDHLADQLQLSELVKTLT, from the coding sequence ATGGGAAAAGACTTCGATCTGTTCGTCTTTCACAGGGACGCAACGTCAGATATGGACTGCATCGAAGCAGGATGTCGCGGTGTGGTTGTTGACCTTGAAGTCAAAGGGAAGCATGAGCGACAGGCCAGTTACAACACACAGATCAATCAACACACACTGGAAGACATTAACAATCTGAAGGCAATGGGCATTAACGTTATTTGCCGTATAAATGCCATTGATCCGGGTTCTGCAAATGAAATTGACCGTGTGATTGATGCCGGTGCCGATGAAATACTGGTGCCAATGATAAGAACCCGCCAGGAAATCGAACAGGTATTCAGCCAGGTTGATGGGCGACTCGCCATCGGCTTGATGATTGAAACCACCGAAGCCCTGGACCTCGCGCCTGTAGTCAATAATCACGATGTCCGGAGAGTATTTGTCGGGCTGAATGACCTGCATATTACGCAGGGAAAGCCAACGCTGTTCCATGTGCTTGCCGACGGCACCGTCGACACAATTCGTCAGCAAATTCGGCATGCAGCATTCGGATTCGGCGGACTGACTCTCCCGGGCCTCGGGCACCCACTCCCCGTCGATTACTTTTTTCATGAGCTGGCACGGCTGGACTGCCAGTTCTCGTTCCTGCGACGCTCGTTTTTCTCCGACAGCCAGAAGGTCCCCGCCTCGAAAGCCATACCGGCTATTCAGGTGGAAATGCACAAAACCAGGCAGCGGAATGCCTCGCAGATAGCCAGCGATCATCTGGCTGACCAGCTACAGCTTTCAGAATTGGTCAAGACACTCACATGA
- a CDS encoding glycosyltransferase family 2 protein, with product MELDPCHVAHKTSLAIVLPIYRNEASIPELVTRLERACIPLEIELQLLFIDDASPDNSHEIIQNLKSHHPTIRIIRHDHNRGQQEAIRTGLKNSNSDYVAVMDADLQDPPEIIPNLYEKIIAQQINAVFAVRSNPYQSAGRMNTSRVFKWLVRRMVNLPKGAGCFVLMDCAMVRSVLGFETKRFYLPGLICKARLAISTLPFEREQRTHGTSSYTSAMRLKTALSNIKCLLE from the coding sequence ATGGAACTTGACCCCTGCCACGTTGCGCATAAGACTTCGCTCGCGATTGTCCTTCCCATCTACCGCAACGAAGCCAGTATTCCCGAACTGGTAACACGACTGGAGCGGGCCTGTATCCCTCTGGAGATCGAGCTACAGCTGCTATTTATTGATGATGCCAGCCCGGATAACTCCCACGAGATTATTCAAAACCTGAAAAGCCATCACCCTACCATCAGGATCATTCGACATGACCACAACCGGGGGCAACAGGAGGCCATTCGCACCGGACTAAAAAATAGCAACAGCGATTATGTGGCCGTTATGGATGCGGACTTGCAAGATCCCCCCGAAATCATTCCCAATCTATATGAGAAAATTATTGCCCAGCAAATCAATGCCGTTTTTGCAGTCCGCTCCAACCCCTATCAGAGTGCTGGGAGGATGAACACATCCAGAGTCTTCAAATGGCTGGTCCGCCGGATGGTCAATCTGCCCAAGGGTGCAGGTTGTTTTGTGCTGATGGATTGCGCCATGGTCCGTAGCGTACTCGGCTTCGAGACAAAACGTTTTTACCTGCCAGGCCTCATCTGCAAGGCAAGGCTTGCTATCAGCACACTGCCGTTTGAACGTGAACAACGAACACATGGCACCTCTTCATACACATCGGCAATGCGCCTCAAAACTGCCCTCTCAAATATCAAATGCCTACTTGAGTGA
- the rfbC gene encoding dTDP-4-dehydrorhamnose 3,5-epimerase: MKVIATPLNDCVIIEPRVFGDDRGFFLETFHVARYAELANITQPFVQDNHSRSERGVLRGLHFQINRPQGKLVRVVRGEVFDVAVDLRRDSPSFSQWHGVVLNENNKRQLWVPPGFAHGFLVLSDVADFEYKCTDYYDPDDEGAILWNDPELAIEWPEASAIRLSDKDAGAPTFAAYCQS, from the coding sequence ATGAAGGTCATAGCGACGCCCCTCAATGATTGTGTGATTATCGAGCCCCGGGTTTTCGGGGATGATCGCGGGTTTTTTCTGGAAACCTTTCACGTGGCGCGCTACGCAGAATTGGCGAATATAACGCAGCCCTTTGTTCAGGATAATCACTCCCGCTCCGAGAGGGGCGTCCTGCGCGGCCTGCATTTCCAGATCAACAGGCCGCAGGGGAAGCTGGTCAGGGTCGTTCGGGGTGAGGTATTTGATGTGGCCGTGGATTTGCGCCGGGACTCGCCCAGTTTCAGTCAGTGGCACGGCGTTGTGTTGAATGAAAATAACAAGCGTCAGTTGTGGGTGCCGCCGGGGTTCGCCCACGGTTTTCTCGTGTTGAGTGATGTGGCTGATTTTGAGTATAAATGTACGGATTACTACGATCCGGATGACGAGGGCGCCATTCTCTGGAATGATCCCGAACTGGCGATTGAGTGGCCCGAAGCATCGGCTATCAGGCTGTCGGACAAAGATGCCGGTGCCCCCACCTTTGCGGCTTATTGCCAGTCATGA
- the ssb gene encoding single-stranded DNA-binding protein, which produces MARGINKVILIGNLGKDPETRYMPSGGAVTNLTLATSETWKDKQTGQPQERTEWHRVVFFNRLAEIAAEYLKKGSKVYIEGSLRTRKWQDQSGQDKYTTEIVANEMQMLDSRGGAGSGSSGYDDSMQQQGPSGGQGGYSKPQQQQPSASNSNNTDPGFDSFDDDIPF; this is translated from the coding sequence ATGGCCCGGGGTATCAACAAAGTAATTCTGATCGGCAATCTCGGCAAAGACCCGGAAACACGGTATATGCCCAGCGGTGGCGCAGTAACCAATCTGACTCTGGCCACCAGTGAAACCTGGAAAGACAAACAGACCGGCCAACCGCAGGAACGCACTGAATGGCACAGAGTCGTGTTTTTCAATCGTCTCGCAGAAATCGCTGCGGAATACCTGAAAAAAGGCAGCAAGGTATATATTGAGGGCTCTCTCAGAACCCGCAAGTGGCAGGACCAGAGCGGTCAGGACAAATACACCACTGAAATCGTGGCGAATGAAATGCAGATGCTGGATAGCCGTGGCGGGGCAGGCTCGGGCTCATCAGGCTACGACGATAGCATGCAGCAACAAGGCCCTTCAGGCGGCCAGGGGGGCTACAGCAAACCCCAGCAACAGCAGCCATCGGCGTCCAACAGCAATAACACAGATCCCGGATTCGACAGTTTTGACGATGACATCCCGTTCTGA